CCGATCACCAGCAACCGCAACAGATGACGATACTGATGCGCCTCGTCGTGTTGAACAAAACAAGCCGTGGCCAGGTTGCGGCAATCGCGCCAGAAATAGACCACCACCGCCGCCATGGTGCCGCCATGCAGCAGCACGTCGAACAAGACCCCCGGCTGATCGAAACCCGGCAGCAGATGCTGCGCGATGACCAGGTGGCCGCTGGAGGACACCGGCAGAAACTCCGTCAGACCCTGGAGCAGGCCCAACACCATAGCATGCAGAAAACTCATTGACACTCTCTTTTGATTCGAAGGGTACATCGCCGCCCGGCCGGACGGGACTATTGTTCAAGAATAATCGGCAGAATCAGAGGTCGCCGCTCGACCGTACGGTTGAAAAAGCGCCGCAGACATTTGCGCACTTCCACCTCCAGGGTCTCCTGCTCGGTCGCCGTTTCCGGCGCCATGCCGGCAAGCATGTCACAAACCTGCCGACGGGCCAGATCGAGAATATCCGTTTCCTCCTCGGCAACAAACCCGCGGGACAAAAGCTCGGGACCGTAAAGTATGCGGCCGTCCACGGGGCTGACGGCGAGCAGCACCACCACCAGACCGTGGTTGGCAATGTGGCGCCGGTCCCGCAGCTCCATGAGGCCGACATCGCCGACGCCGCGGCCATCGACCAGTACCCGGCCGGTCTCAAGGCGAGGCTCCCGCGAAAGACCGGCGGCGGAAACCACCAGCGGGCAGCCGTTTTCCAGCACCGTCACCCGCTCCGCGGGCACCCCCATGCCGCGTGCCAGTTCAGCGTGCCGGACCAGATGCCGGTATTCGCCATGCACCGGCACGAAGTTTTGGGGGCACACCAGCGACAGCACAATCTTGAGCTCTTCCTGGCTGGCATGGCCCGATACATGAACCTCGCTGGTGGTTTCGTAAAAAACCTCTGCGCCGCGCCGGTACAGATGATTGATCAGGCGATTGATGGCCTTTTCGTTGCCGGGAATGAATTTGGAGGAGAGGATCACGGTATCGCCCGGTTCCAGCGGCAACGCCCTGAATTCCTCCATGGCCATCCGCACCAGGGTGCTCTGCGCCTCCCCCTGACTGCCAGTGGTGAGCAGCAGCAGCCGATGTCGCGGCAGATCCCGCGCCTGGCGCAGCTCGATCAGCACATCATCGGGGATGTCAAGATATCCCAGCTCCCGGGCAATGCGGGTGTTGGCTACCATGCTGCGCCCCGCAATCGCCACCTTGCGCCCGCAGCGCACAGCCTCCTGCACGACCTGCTGAATGCGGTGGATATTCGATGAAAAAGTCGCAACCGCCACCATTCCCTTGGCGCGGGGCACGATCTCGGCGAAGGCTGCCGCGACTTCCCGCTCGGAAAGGGTAAACCCCTTTTTCTCCACATTGGTGGAGTCGGACATCAGCAGCAGAACGCCCTGCTCCCCATAAGCTGCCAGCCGCACCAGGTCCGTCGGCTGGTCATCAACCGGCGTCTGGTCCAGTTTGAAATCGCCGGTGTGGACAATCCATCCCATGGCGGTGCGGATCGCCACTCCGAGTCCATCGACAATGGAGTGGGCGACGCGAAACACTTCGACATGAAAGACACCGAGATCCAGGGCCTGGCGGGGTTGCACTTCCACCAGAGAAGCCTGGCCGAGAAGCTCGTGCTCTTCAAGCCGGTGACGCAGCAGACCAAGGGTCAGCGGAGATCCGTAAACCGTCGGAAACCCGAGCTTTGCCAGCAGAAACGGCACGGCGCCGATATGATCCTCGTGTCCATGGGTGAGGATCAGGCCGCGAATGCGGCCGGTCTGACCTTCCAGACAGGAAACATCCGGAATCACCAGATCGATGCCAGGCATATACGGTTCCGGAAACATGAGTCCGCAGTCGATCAGCAGCAGCTCCCCGAGGTACTCCACCGCCATCATGTTCAGGCCGATCTCCCCCAGCCCGCCCAGAGGCAGAATCCGCACGGCGTCCGCCGGGATTTCGCCCCAGCCCGTGTTCGGCATGTCGGTCATGACCGCAAGGCCTTTTCGACCAGCGCCGCGATGGGCTCCCGCACCTGCTGCATCAGTTCATTGCGCTCCTGCACCGCCCGGCCGGCAGTCGCCACGGCGGGCAGAATCGTCACCGTCACCTTGCCGCCCCGAATCCAACAGCTGTGCTTCGGCATGACGTCCCGCGTGCCGGTAATGGCGATGGGTACCACCGGCACCTGCGCCTGAATCGCCAGGGTAAAGCTGCCGGCCTTGAAATCCTTGAGATGACCATCCGGCGAGCGCGTCCCTTCAGGAAAGACCACGACCGAAGTACCCTGCGCAATGCGCTCGATGGCGCGGCGCATGCTTTCCACACTCTTCTTGCGGTTGGAACGATCCACGGCAATATAACCGGCGCGGCGCATGGTCAGGCCGAACAGGGGGATATGGAACAGCTCTTCCTTGGCCAGCCAGCGAAATTGGCCGGGCAGCCCGGCAAACAGCGCCAGAATATCGAAATTGCTCTGGTGATTGGGCATATACACCACAGCTCCCCGGGAAGGTTTTCCCGCCCTTCCACCACCATTCGGACACCGGCCAGCCACAGACTGATCCTGGCCCAGAACCGCGCATAACTATGCAGAAGATTGGCATGGATGAAAGAACAGGGTATGCCCGTCACCATAATAAACAGGGTCCAGGGGACAAACGTGACAATATAAAACAAGGTACGCAGCATAGGCCTCTTCTCCCGATAAGCATTTAATCGCGCCAGTTTACGAGACCTCGCCAAGGGGAGTCAAACCTTTTTGAACTTTACACCCCCGCCCGTTTCCGCTAGACTCGCGAGACGAACCAAACGTAA
This portion of the Syntrophotalea acetylenica genome encodes:
- a CDS encoding ribonuclease J; translation: MTDMPNTGWGEIPADAVRILPLGGLGEIGLNMMAVEYLGELLLIDCGLMFPEPYMPGIDLVIPDVSCLEGQTGRIRGLILTHGHEDHIGAVPFLLAKLGFPTVYGSPLTLGLLRHRLEEHELLGQASLVEVQPRQALDLGVFHVEVFRVAHSIVDGLGVAIRTAMGWIVHTGDFKLDQTPVDDQPTDLVRLAAYGEQGVLLLMSDSTNVEKKGFTLSEREVAAAFAEIVPRAKGMVAVATFSSNIHRIQQVVQEAVRCGRKVAIAGRSMVANTRIARELGYLDIPDDVLIELRQARDLPRHRLLLLTTGSQGEAQSTLVRMAMEEFRALPLEPGDTVILSSKFIPGNEKAINRLINHLYRRGAEVFYETTSEVHVSGHASQEELKIVLSLVCPQNFVPVHGEYRHLVRHAELARGMGVPAERVTVLENGCPLVVSAAGLSREPRLETGRVLVDGRGVGDVGLMELRDRRHIANHGLVVVLLAVSPVDGRILYGPELLSRGFVAEEETDILDLARRQVCDMLAGMAPETATEQETLEVEVRKCLRRFFNRTVERRPLILPIILEQ
- a CDS encoding lysophospholipid acyltransferase family protein; the encoded protein is MPNHQSNFDILALFAGLPGQFRWLAKEELFHIPLFGLTMRRAGYIAVDRSNRKKSVESMRRAIERIAQGTSVVVFPEGTRSPDGHLKDFKAGSFTLAIQAQVPVVPIAITGTRDVMPKHSCWIRGGKVTVTILPAVATAGRAVQERNELMQQVREPIAALVEKALRS